A stretch of Crossiella cryophila DNA encodes these proteins:
- a CDS encoding carbohydrate ABC transporter permease, translating to MSRAVRGREWSGFWFVAPFLLLYLAFLVVPLLLGVKMSFTNQSITGAGSDAWVGLDNYAELFGDPAVWRSLWNTLVFTLLSTPPLVAIGLGLALLTHRRLPAAWLFRLAFFAPYVLPVSVVVLIWMWLYQPGFGLINDTLTWLGLGEVGWLSDNDVLMVSVVITTVWWTVGFNYLLYLAGLQEIPRELYEAGALDGTTAWSRLRWLTLPLLRRTHVLVLVLQILASLKVFDQVYLLTGGTNPEVRSIVQYIYESGFTNFRVGYASAISYLFFALIVALAVLQFRILRARAERTS from the coding sequence ATGAGCAGGGCCGTGCGGGGGCGCGAGTGGTCCGGGTTCTGGTTCGTGGCCCCGTTCCTGTTGCTGTACCTGGCTTTCCTGGTGGTGCCGCTGCTGCTCGGGGTGAAGATGAGCTTCACCAACCAGAGCATCACCGGCGCCGGCTCGGACGCCTGGGTGGGCCTGGACAACTACGCCGAACTGTTCGGCGATCCGGCGGTGTGGCGCTCGCTGTGGAACACGCTGGTGTTCACCCTGCTCAGCACCCCACCGCTGGTGGCCATCGGCCTGGGCCTGGCCCTGCTGACCCACCGGAGACTCCCCGCGGCCTGGCTGTTCCGGCTGGCCTTCTTCGCCCCGTACGTGCTGCCGGTCTCGGTGGTGGTGCTGATCTGGATGTGGCTCTACCAACCGGGTTTCGGCCTGATCAACGACACCCTGACCTGGCTCGGCCTCGGCGAGGTGGGCTGGCTCAGCGACAACGACGTGCTGATGGTCTCGGTGGTGATCACCACGGTCTGGTGGACGGTGGGCTTCAACTACCTGCTCTACCTGGCCGGGCTGCAGGAGATCCCGCGCGAGCTGTACGAGGCGGGCGCGCTGGACGGCACCACCGCCTGGTCCCGGCTGCGCTGGCTGACCCTGCCGCTGTTGCGCCGCACGCACGTGCTGGTCCTGGTGTTGCAGATCCTGGCCTCGCTCAAGGTCTTCGACCAGGTCTACCTGCTCACCGGCGGCACCAACCCGGAGGTGCGCAGCATCGTGCAGTACATCTACGAGAGCGGCTTCACCAACTTCCGGGTGGGCTACGCCTCGGCGATCTCCTACCTGTTCTTCGCGTTGATCGTGGCACTGGCCGTGCTGCAGTTCCGGATCCTGCGGGCCCGAGCGGAGCGGACCTCGTGA